The Stigmatopora nigra isolate UIUO_SnigA chromosome 23, RoL_Snig_1.1, whole genome shotgun sequence genome includes the window CCTCGTCGTCAGCGATTACGCCATCGAGGAGAAGATGGCCGTCCTGCAGAAGCGAGAGAGCGAAGGCTTCGGTTTCGTCTTGAGGGGAGCCAAAGGTAGGAAGCCGGGTCGGGGCGGGGTGGGCTTTTGCCCCTCTCGCCTACGCTGAGCCGTCGTCCCCTTTTGTCCACAGCCGAGACGCCCATCGAGGAGTTTGCCCCCACGCCGGCGTTTCCCGCTCTGCAATACCTGGAGTCTGTGGATCAGGGCGGCGTGGCCTGGAGGGCGGGCCTCCGCACCGGAGATTTCCTCATCGAGGTTGGTCGGCGTCGTCGTCGGCGTCTCCGCGTCCTTCCCGCGTCCTTCCCGCGTCCTTCCCCTCCTCTGGCTGGAGCTTGAACGGCCCCGCCGTGTGCGCAGGTCAATGGCGCCGACGTGGTAAAGGTGGGCCATCGGCAGGTGGTGGGCCTGATCCGCCAGGGCGGGAGCCGCCTGCTCATGAAGGTGGTGTCCGTCTCTCGCAAGGCGGAGAGCGAACTGATCCGGAAGAAAGGTTGGTTTTCCTAAACGCACGGACGAGTCCGCCGTGGTCGGCGAGCCCGTTTCCATGCGGCCTTCCCTTTCTCCTAGCACCTCCCCCTCCCAAGCGGGCCCCCAGCACTTCGTTGACCCTACGATCCAAGTCCATGACGGCCGACCTGGAGGAGATAGGTACGTGTCGGTCCCCacgttgccccccccccccccccccacgctcAATGGCGTGCCCGCCAGCTCAATATGTAAGAGGTCTTGTTGACTTTTTCCTTCTGCGCAGCCAGGAGGAGGCGCTTCGGTGAGTCATGTGATCGCGGAGCGTGCGTGCTGAGTCTTGCTCGAGGCGCTTGCGTtagccgtgtgtgtgtgtccgcgtccgtgtgtgtgtgtgatgaaaAGGATTCCATTCGAAAGCGGGTCCTCACACAGCTGTGTTGTCAGTAACCCCCAGTTGAATGTAATGTAAAGCCCAGAAATCGGAGACTTTTGACGAAATGTGGTCCCGCAGAGAAACTGGACGACATGTTGGCGGGGAACACGCAAGAAGTGGTCCTGCGCTCCCGGCCCCCCGACGACTTCCGGGCGGCCACGGTCAAGCAGAGACCCACCAGCCGCAGAATCACCCAGGCCGAGATCAACGTAAGAATGGACACGGCCGTCCTGGCGTAACACTGGCGTAACACTGGCGTAACACTGGCGTAACACTCTCTGCGCCCGTCCAGTCGCTGTTTGAGCGCCAAGGCCTGGTTCCGCCTTCGGGCCCGGAGAAGAGCACCATGGCGCTCCCCCGCGGGATGTCCAGGACCAAGAGCTTCGGTGAGTTCTTCTCCGCGTTTGTCCACGCTCGTCAATCACcccttaaccccccccccccaggcacCCCCGAGGACGAGCGCATCTCGGCCCTGGTCCACGAAAgtcgcttcccccgcagttcgTCGCTCAGCGACGGCTTCATCCCGCCGCCCCCCCAGACGGCGCCGCCCCCTCCTCCGTCCCCGCTCTTCCTGCTGGATTCTGGCCCGCCGCCCTCCTTCCTCCCGCCGCCCCCGCCGGCCAGAGGGGAGGGCCTGACCCGCTCCAGCTTCAAGCCGGGGACGGAGGCCCGGCTGCAGGAGCCGGCCGACGCGCCGTCCAGGATCCACGCCGAGCGGCAGAGGAAGGCGCGCTCCATGATCATCCTGCAGGACACGCCGTCCCCGCCGCAGCCGGAGATGTCCGTGTCGCACAGCTCCACGCTGTCTCTGCACACCGCCtcggcctccgccgccgccgccgccgccgccctggGTCACTCGCCGCTGTCGCGACGCCGCGGGCGAGCCATCGAGAACCCGTACGCCAACGTGGGACAGCAGGCGCCCCCGGCCAAACCCCAGAGGAGGAAGTCCCCTCTGCTCAAACAGCTTCCCGTGGAGGAGCAAGGTAAGCCCGTCTGTCCGTGGGCCCGTCTATCGCTCTGAAAGCCGGCTTCCTCCCCCGGGCAGGCCTCAAGGAGTACGACGGAAAGTTGGAGGTGGGCGGCCCCAGCAGGGCGGAGCTTTACCAGCAGCAGGTCCTGTCGGAGCGCGCCCGGGTCCACGGCCGCCGCTCCTCCCTCTTCCTGTCCGTGGAGGGCGCCATCTCCGACAACCAGGCCCCCCCTCTCCTGACCCAGAGTCACTCCATGGACGACCTGGGCGAGCTGCCCCCGCCGGCGCCCGTCCTGTCGCCCTCTCCCACGCCGCACACCTTCCTGCACCCGCTGACCGGCAAGCCTCTGGGTAAGCGCCTGCCTGGCCTGGACGAGGAGCCCAAAAaacctggcccagacagagctGGCTCAAACCTTGGCTTCCGTCCACAGATCCTTCGTCCCCGCTGGCCTTGGCCCTGGCGGCGCGCGAACGAGCGCTCACGGCTCGCACGCCCAGCCCCGAGCCCCGGGCCAAGCACTCGTCGGCCTCGGCCACGCCCGTACCCACGCCGGCCGCCAGTCCCGAGGGCCGCCCCAGGCGCACCCCCGCCGCCACCCCTCAGAGCAGCCCCGAGCCCCGCCCCGAGCCCCGCCCCGAGCCCCGCTCCGAGCCCCGTTCCGAGCCCCGTTCCAAGCGCGCCACCCCCCAGAGCAGCCCCGAGCCGCGCGGCAAGCGCGCCACCCCTCAGAGCAGCCCGGAGCTGCGGCGCAAGCGGGTCACCCCGCCGCCCTTCCCCGACGGGCGGCCGGAGCGCCCCGAGGCCGAGGGCGGGCCCACGTCGCCGGCGGCGCCCCCGGCCAAGGAGAGCCAGGGCCACTCTGCCGGCGCGGACAGGCGGCGGAGCCTGACCGTGGGCAGCTCGGAGGAAGAAGGCGGCGCCTACACGGTCACGCTGCCGCCCGCCTTGCTGTCGTCCAGCGACGAGGAGACCAGGGAGGAGCTGCGTCGGATCGGCCTGGTCACGCCGCCCCCCGCTTTTGCCGCCCCGCCGTCCCCGCTGGCCGCCGGCGAGGACGAGCCCCGCGACGGCTCGCTGCCCCCTTCCATCACCCTGGcctcggcccccgggccgccgtcCTCGCCTCCCGGCGGCCACGCCTCCTCGGCCCTCAAGCCCCGTCTGCGTTCGCCCGTGGGGCGCGGGCGCTCGGCCCTCAGGGACCCGCTGCTCAAGCAGTCGTCGGACAGCGAGCTGCTCCCCTCCTCGCCCGCCTGCCCGGCCGCCGCCCGCCAGCCCCGCTACCTCTTCCAGCGGCGCTCCAAGCTGTGGGGGGGCGCGGgcttggaggaggaggaccgGCCGGCGGCGCCGGGCGGCCAGGGCGGCCAGGGCGGCCAGGGCTCCGCCTCGTCCTCATCCTCGGCCTTGGAGTTGAGCGGCAGGGCCGAGTCGGGCCTGGATCTGGCCAACAGGCTCCACCTCCTCAACAAAGACAGCCACTCCTTGGGGGAGGAGCCCAGTCCCCTGGACCCCGGACGCAGGTCCCCCGTGGGCGGGGCCAGGTACGTGAGCCGTTGGCGTCGGGCGTGCGCGTGCGCCGTAACCGAGCGTGTGCTTGGTGTTCTTGCAGATGTGTGGACAGCGGAGAGAGAAAATCGTAGGTTTTTGTCTCTGGTAAACATTTCTTGTTATCTACGTGACTGTCGCGCCACTGCTAACAAGGCCGCCGTGAGAAAGAGCAGATAGCTTGGCTAATATTAGCGTGGCTTGACTAAAGCAAGAGAGGTTCCTTCCCCTTTGACTGACGCTGCACGCTAACCCCGCGCCCGTTAGCGGTCCAAATGGCTTAACTTAAGTGCGACGCGCACCGTGTCTGGGGGGGCGGATGCTAACACTCAATGCTCAACTGCCGCCGTAGGTTGTTCTCCAGTTTGGGCGAGCTGCACACCATCTCCCAGCGAGgctacggcggcggcggcgcaacCACCTACACGGTCCGGCCCGGAAGCCGTTACCCCGTCAGCCGACGCAGCCCCTCGCCCTCCCCCTCGCCGTCGTCGCCCTCCCCCTCGGACAGGGCGGCGGGCCGCTCCCCCGAGCGCCCGGACCTGAGCTCGGGGCGCGGCCTGACCATCCTCAAGTCGTCCAGCCTCAGCCTGCCGTCGGAACCCAAGGAGGTGCGCTTCGTGATGCGCAGCGCCAGCGCCCGGACCCGCTCGCGCTCCCGCTCGCCCTCGCCCTCCCCGCACGCCTCGCCCTGCCCCTCGCCGGTGCTGAGCGGGCCCCTGCTGGCGCTGCGTCCCTGGCGGCAGCGCCCGCTGGGCCTGTGGAACAAGTACGACGTGGGCGACTGGCTGGAGAGCGTGGGTCTGGCCGAGCACCGCCAGCGCTTCCAGGATCACGAGATCGAGGGCTCGCACCTGCCCGCCCTCACCAAGGACGACTACGTGGAGCTGGGCGTCACCCGTCTGGGCCACCGCATCAACATCGAGCGGGCCCTCAGGCAGCTGTTGGACGCCGCCACCTGACCGCCGCCGTGGGTCCACTGGCCGTTCTGGCCGAGTCGGCCGGTCGATGATAGGCAAGGCAAACGTTTTTCCCTGGTCGAAACGTTTGTTAATGGCATCTCCTCTGTCTGTAGTCTGCCCATCTcaccattatcatcatcatcatcatcttccccATCCTCATCCTCACCATCTCCATCATCACTAATCCTCTGTGTTGACCATCCATCATGTCATTCCTCTTTTCATCTGGCGGTAAGTAACTTCCACATTTCATTGTCCCCTCCCCGATGCCAATGTCTTCTTTTGGTCTTTTAGCTCAGCCCATTCTGCCTGGCTGATCATagagttgattttttaaattctttttttttttgtctttcttccaATGTTTATCAATGACCCTATGATATTATATTAGTCTTGATTTTGAATATGTCTGGCttgaatggactctatgcacgCAGCACTTGGGCGGCCACTCAAAGTCCCCGTAGAGTCAAAAGAAAGCCCTAAAATCGGAACAAGTCCAGCCTCTGCGGTCCGTGGCTTTCCCACGGGACGGCCGGGAAGTCGTCGCCGCCGCGGAGAGCATTTCTTGGGCCGCCCAAAACGCCGCCAGTGGCGGCTCGTGCGTAGAGTCCATCATCATCTTCTAGATTTGATGAGCAATGGTGTGATTGTGGTGACGATTCTATTTTCACTTTTGATTGGTCGCCGTGTACGTGATAAGTGTCCGTCCCTCCCTCCGTCGGTCAGTGGGTGGGAAATGGTGCTAGGCGTCCCAAGCCATCTGTACGGGGAGGAAGTCGTCACTAGCGCGTCATCTCCTAAGCAATGGCGGCGAAAAATTACAATCAAAAATGGGGGCTCGAGgtcagaggaggaggaggaggaggaggagtttcTGCCCCGCCATGAGGAGGTTTTTAGGAACTCGCCATCGGTGGAAACTTCCCCCAGTCCGGGAAGAGTACGGAAGTGGCCCTCCGGGTGGGTGGGACCGAAAACCACGGCGATAGATGCGTACGTTTCCCAAGCGGCGCGTGTATTTTTCTACTGGAGGCCCGTGAGCTAAGCTAGTGTCCGGGTGAGCTGGTCGTCTACACCATGTATCCATGTAGCTTGAATAGTTATCCTTAAAGGACCATCAAGCAATAGACTGCCTGCCATGAAGTGGTCACgggttcccttttttttcttgtttttccctCCCTGATGTTGACCGAACGTCACGTGAGCGCGCTGAAGAATGCTCCATTAATGATTACAAAAAATTGGTCGAAAAAGGCAAGTGAACTTTGACATTGATGGCAAACGAGTCGAGCGGGACGCTCCGCGTGGGTGTGTGCGACTTGTAGCTCGCGTACCAATGTGCATTGGATGAAAATGGTGCCGCCTAGGGGGTGATGGGGGAATGTTGTATCTTTGGGATGGCTTGGCTCTTTCTTTGTGCTCTTTTTCCTTCTTTACacaacatgcacacatgcatagacTAAACGTGTCACATTTGTAATAAAGGCTTGTTTACCAGAAAGGCCCGTCCGTTCATAAGTGTCAGGCAGGCACGCCCCCGCTCCGGCCTTCGGAGATCCTCCGCGGAGTTCCTCGAACCGCCAGTCAACACGGCCCGAAATGCGACGCCCCCCCCGACGTCATCGGACAGCCTCGGGCGGGGGGAGGGGGTCAGGGTTCACCAGTGGCCCGTGGACATTTCTTCTGTTTTACGGTGTGGCGTCTTCATCCTCAGGTGAGTGCCGACACGGACGCGATCATTTTAGCATGATTATATTGGATGACATGTTAGGTTGCGTActggggtaaaaaaacaacaacttttgggCCCCAAATGAGCACTATGAGTTTGTGTCTGCTTTTACTGGAAAGGCATGAAAATGAATTCTTTTATTCAAGACATGCATGGcggaaataaatgactgttGGTGCTTGGTAACGGTGATGCCGTCGTTTGCCCATCAGACTTTGTTGCCATCATCCTAATCATAACATTCCTTGATAGCAAGGCCAAGCTTGTGTACTCGCTTGGcggcaaatgaaatgaaaaccctGAGAAAAAGTGCGTCGAAAGCCACCATTTGGCTCCCCTAAAAAATTTAACAACCAATGCTACCGAATGGCGTCCGTTCCAGGCAGGCGGCCATGTTGTCCATCCCGGAGCTGATCAAGAAGAAGCGAGACGGCGGCCAGCTGAGCGACGCCGACATCAAGTCCTTCGTGGAGGCCGTGACCCACGGGAGCATCCAGGACTGCCAAACGGGTGACGGACGCACAACACGCGTGCCGGTTGTCTGTGGCGAGGGTGGATGGGCTCGCCCGACTCTTGACGCCACGCCCACTGAAATGCCTTCTCTTCTTTTCTCTTCTCCGTCAGGCGCCATGCTGATGGCCATCTGGCAGCGGGGCATGGACTCGCGCGAGACCTCCACGCTGACCAGAGAGATGATGCTGTCCGGCCAAGTCATGTCGTGGCCCCCCGAGTGGGCGGGGCTGCTGGTGGACAAGCACTCCACGGGTGGCGTGGGCGACAAAGTCAGCCTGGTGTTGGCGCCGGCGCTCGCCGCCTGCGGATGCAAGGTGAGGCGCGACCGTGGAAACGCGACCGTGGCCTTTTGCCATCCGGTCCAATCCCCCCGGCGCCGTCCCCGTCAGGTGCCTATGATCAGCGGGCGGGGCTTGGCCCACACCGGAGGCACCCTGGACAAGCTGGAGTCCATCCCGGGCTTCGCCGTCTACCAATCGGCCCAGCGAGTGCGGGACATCCTGGGCCGGGTGGGCTGTTGCATCGTGGGTCAGACGGAAACGCTGGTGCCCGCCGACCGCGTCCTCTACGCCGCGCGCGACGTCACCGCCACCGTGGACAGCCTGCCTCTCATCGCGGGTAATAGCCGTTGGAGcgcccccccccgccccccaaagGCGTCCCACCGACCACTTTTCTCGCCGCCAGGCTCCATCATCTCCAAGAAAGGCGCCGAGTCGCTGACGGCGCTGGTCCTGGACGTCAAGTTCGGCCGCGCCGCGCTCTACAAAGACTCGGACGGCGCCAAGGAGCTGGCGCGGCTCTTGGTGAGCGCGTCCGGTGGCCCCGCCCCCACGCCGCGTTCACGCCCCGACTGTCGCAGGTGAAGGCGGGCAACGACTTGGGCGTACGCACGGCGGCGGTGCTGAGCCGCATGGACGGCGTGATCGGCCGCAGCGTGGGCGCCAGCCTGGAGGTGGTGGAATCCCTGGAGGCGCTCAAGGGCGCCGGGCCGCCCGACCTGATGGAGCTGGTGGTCACCTTGGGTAACGGCGCCCCTCCCTGTGCCCGCCGTGCTCTACTTGGCGCTTAACCACCGCCGGGCCCTTTCCAGGCGGCCTCCTGCTGGCCACGGCGGGCCTGGCGGCCGACCGGCGGGAGGGAGAGCTGCGGATTTCCCGCGCCGTGACGGGCGGAGACGCTCTGCTCAAGTTCCGGGCCATGATGGAGGCTCAGGGCGTCTCCGGGGAGACGGCCGGCGCGCTGTGCTCCCCCGACGCCGACTACTTCAAGATTCTCCGGAAGGCCCGCCATCGGCTGGAATTGAGCGTCCGGCGCGACGGTGAGCAAAAATGCTTTGCGTTCCGAATGGAAAGTGAACGCGTGGTACGCTATGTCCTCCCGGCCCAGGCGTGCCGACGGACGTGGACGGTTTGGTTTTGGCGCAAGTGCTGCACGAATTGGGGGCGGGCCGTTCAAAGGCCGGCCAGGCCCTCAATCACAGCGTGGGCGCCCAGTTGCTGCTCCCCCTGGGGCGGAAGGTCACCAAAGGTGGGGGGCCGAAGGGAGGCGGGGCTCCGTGGGGTGCGTACCCGGCTCCATCTCCTTTCTTTGATTTCAGGCACTCCGTGGCTGCGGGTGCACTACGAGGAGCCGGCCCCCAGTCCCGAGCAGATCCGGCGATTGCACGACGCCCTGGCGGTGGCGGTGGGCTCGGACGTGGAGCGGCCCAGGCCGGCTTTGGTCAAAGAAGTGCTGGTGTGACACAAATTGTGGGGGATGGATGCCATAGCATTGTCGCACACAGCGTCTCTCGATTTCAAAAACTTTATTAAAGCGTGGAGAGCACATGATCTGAAATataaaaattgaagaaaaaaacaacaacaaacaaatccGCTGGCGGTCTATCAATGGACGATGGAATTGAGCGGTTCGGCCCGGATGTTTCCCAGGTCCAGCGTGGAGTCCGTCTCCTCGTCGATTTCGCCAATCACGGCCCTGCCGCAGGAGAGAAGACGATGAGGAGGATGACGGCGGCGGCGCAGCACTCGAAAGACGGAAAAGTCCACTCACACGTTGTCCCCCCGCACAATGTAAAGTCCCAGAACCACTTGCTCCACGCCCTGACCCGAGCTGAAGACGCGCTCGTGACTCTCGTCCAGGATCAAGTTGATGGTCTGGTCGAAGCCCTTCAGCGTCCCCTACGGAAAAAGACGTCAATATACTTGATGAGGAAGTACTCGAGCAAATGATGCAAACTCCTTTCTCCTCACCACAATCATCCTGCCGTCTGACGTCACGATGGCCACCGTACCTGAGGGAGGGGCCAAACAACATTTCACATCAGCGATTAAGGATGACCACGCCAGCTGTGACAAAACGCAAGCATCGCAGCCGttgatgttgttttgttttagtgaAAAAAGTCAAACGCGAACGATGagcgcaaaaaaaaagtcacattgcTGCAAGTTAACATTAGCAGGAAAGGAGCACGCGAGTTCGGAAGCTAGCGGTAGCATACGGTTAATGTAGCTCTCCAACGCCGTGGACATGCTTCCGTTTCCCGATGGCGTGTTCCACCGTCCACTTTCCTCAACTCAAGACTTGAAATGTTGGATTTGAACAAAGTGGAAAGATGAACGGCGACAAAGTTCGGCGTTTGTGCTGTGAAACAGGAGCAACCAAACAACAGAAACTGTAAGTACAGACAGACGTTGAGAACGCCACGTCCGGTTCCGTTACACACCGCCAATAACTGTTTTCTtgtcttaaaaaatgtcattgaagaaaaaaaaagtcaactatTTATAACCCGTCATTCATTCACAACCaccataacaataataatagtagtaggtatttttttccacacgtCGGGGCTCGCTCCTGAAACGTCACATCCGGTTAGTCAACGACTTTTCGCTTTAATATACGAGAAATTCCAAAACGTTTTTCACAATTTACATTCAGTAAATACTTGGTCACAAATTATTGCCTTGGTGTAATATTAGgtcaattgtttaaaaatgtatttcacccACGTATTGTATATCTTTGATTTGCCTGGCTTCCTTGACTACCATTTAAAGCGATACACACCGGTAAACCTCATTTGATTCGACGGCTATCGTCGTCAATAACACTAAAAgtgttaatgaaaaaaaaaatagtaataataataccatTTGTGTATAGGTGGATTTTATTGGCCTGGTGGACTCAGTGAAGCAATGGCCGCGGTGAAAGAAATGACAGGCATAAATTCCCAAATTGTGTCATGAGTAGTTGATGTTTATTGTCGTTTGGTCGtcgtccacacaggtggagacGGCAGGAACGTCATGCTACCAAAGTATGAAATTTGTACAAAAATACTTTACAACATTGTCCGTGTTCCTGAaacgagacatttttttttcttcttcttcttctttgtttggTTGGTTGGTGAAGCTACATGGAAGTCAACTCTCCTTTTCTTGTGGCAGTGCAATATGCAAATTCTCACACAGGCCATACACGCGTACAAACGGGGTGTTTGTGTGGATATGGCGATATATGGCGTGCATTCCTGAAGCCACCACGCCCTCCGGGCCTCAAGAGTCTATTTTCTATCGGTGGAAAAAGTCGGCCCTTCTTCTCTTTGGGCGCCAGTTCAGCTGTGCTAGCTGTGCCAAGCCCACGCTAACCTAACCTGACCGCTAATCACTCAAAAGGGCCGCGCCAGCTCGGGTTAGCTAGCACGACCCTTGACCCCCAAGGTTAGCCCTGCTGTCACCAACTCTCGTTGTTAGCCCTGTGTTAGCCTTGTGCTAAGTTCTCCTTAGTTGAGAGCTTGTCGTGTGCGCTTTATTTGCGGCCGCCAGGAGGGCGCTGTGCTTTAAACGGCTCGCCAGAGTCACGTAGGACGCGCCCGAGCCGACGACGGCCAATCACGGGTCTCTCCGTCCCCAGCGCGTAGCAGCGAGTTTGTTTTTTCGAGGCTTCCGATCGGTGGCTTAAGAAAACGTCGACTTCCTAATGAGACGAAACGGCTAGCGGCTAAATGTTGACGTCACGGACGGGCGCGTCACCACACGTTacctaaaatgacaaaatgttgtCGTGGGGTGCGCGACGACTCGCCCttcttttctttagtttttacaTAGCTTGAGGTTCGG containing:
- the shank3b gene encoding SH3 and multiple ankyrin repeat domains protein 3 isoform X5; the protein is MPASPAADTKHDRPRQQAVTNGNPPGSTVARDDDGGGGGIGGFGGMGVEDTPSGNNVVVRVGIPDLQQTKCLRLDPDLPVWSSKQRVLVTLTQSLSDVLNYGLFQPAFNGRAGKFLDEERLFKEYPLPPITPIPYLEFRYKRRIYTQSYIDDKQLAKLHTKANLKRFMEHVHQKNVEKVSKWLEKGLDPNFHDSDSGECPLTLAVQLEESCELIKVLRGGGAHLDFRTRDGITALHRAVLCRNGAALTTLLDLGASPDYKDSRGLTPLYHSAMVGGAPYCCELLLQDHALLGMTDENGWQEIHQACRHGNVQHLEHLLFYGADMSSQNASGNTALHLCALYNQDSCARVLLFRGGDKDIKNYNNQTAFQVAIIAGNFDLAEIIKVHKSSDVVVPFRESPSYIKRRRLGTLRYPAGNGLASPRSLIRSVSDNALESPASSPGPSLQSLETHLDTHSLRRHARRLSPSGAGGHADGSPPSSPPPAPPRPLTPQSRKRRLYSAVPGRTFIATRSHVPQGPGEIQLHRGERVKVLSIGEGGFWEGNVKGRAGWFPADCVEEVQMRQYDPRLETREDRTKRLFRHYTVGSYDNYTSYSDYAIEEKMAVLQKRESEGFGFVLRGAKAETPIEEFAPTPAFPALQYLESVDQGGVAWRAGLRTGDFLIEVNGADVVKVGHRQVVGLIRQGGSRLLMKVVSVSRKAESELIRKKAPPPPKRAPSTSLTLRSKSMTADLEEIARRRRFEKLDDMLAGNTQEVVLRSRPPDDFRAATVKQRPTSRRITQAEINSLFERQGLVPPSGPEKSTMALPRGMSRTKSFGTPEDERISALVHESRFPRSSSLSDGFIPPPPQTAPPPPPSPLFLLDSGPPPSFLPPPPPARGEGLTRSSFKPGTEARLQEPADAPSRIHAERQRKARSMIILQDTPSPPQPEMSVSHSSTLSLHTASASAAAAAAALGHSPLSRRRGRAIENPYANVGQQAPPAKPQRRKSPLLKQLPVEEQGLKEYDGKLEVGGPSRAELYQQQVLSERARVHGRRSSLFLSVEGAISDNQAPPLLTQSHSMDDLGELPPPAPVLSPSPTPHTFLHPLTGKPLDPSSPLALALAARERALTARTPSPEPRAKHSSASATPVPTPAASPEGRPRRTPAATPQSSPEPRPEPRPEPRSEPRSEPRSKRATPQSSPEPRGKRATPQSSPELRRKRVTPPPFPDGRPERPEAEGGPTSPAAPPAKESQGHSAGADRRRSLTVGSSEEEGGAYTVTLPPALLSSSDEETREELRRIGLVTPPPAFAAPPSPLAAGEDEPRDGSLPPSITLASAPGPPSSPPGGHASSALKPRLRSPVGRGRSALRDPLLKQSSDSELLPSSPACPAAARQPRYLFQRRSKLWGGAGLEEEDRPAAPGGQGGQGGQGSASSSSSALELSGRAESGLDLANRLHLLNKDSHSLGEEPSPLDPGRRSPVGGARCVDSGERKSLFSSLGELHTISQRGYGGGGATTYTVRPGSRYPVSRRSPSPSPSPSSPSPSDRAAGRSPERPDLSSGRGLTILKSSSLSLPSEPKEVRFVMRSASARTRSRSRSPSPSPHASPCPSPVLSGPLLALRPWRQRPLGLWNKYDVGDWLESVGLAEHRQRFQDHEIEGSHLPALTKDDYVELGVTRLGHRINIERALRQLLDAAT
- the shank3b gene encoding SH3 and multiple ankyrin repeat domains protein 3 isoform X9, with the protein product MPASPAADTKHDRPRQQAVTNGNPPGSTVARDDDGGGGGIGGFGGMGVEDTPSGNNVVVRVGIPDLQQTVTRTVVRWLARSLARPSAGLGRPRPDAARGCGGKGERRVKVFLRQTCPCVRLWLSQKCLRLDPDLPVWSSKQRVLVTLTQSLSDVLNYGLFQPAFNGRAGKFLDEERLFKEYPLPPITPIPYLEFRYKRRIYTQSYIDDKQLAKLHTKANLKRFMEHVHQKNVEKVSKWLEKGLDPNFHDSDSGECPLTLAVQLEESCELIKVLRGGGAHLDFRTRDGITALHRAVLCRNGAALTTLLDLGASPDYKDSRGLTPLYHSAMVGGAPYCCELLLQDHALLGMTDENGWQEIHQACRHGNVQHLEHLLFYGADMSSQNASGNTALHLCALYNQDSCARVLLFRGGDKDIKNYNNQTAFQVAIIAGNFDLAEIIKVHKSSDVVVPFRESPSYIKRRRLGTLRYPAGNGLASPRSLIRSVSDNALESPASSPGPSLQSLETHLDTHSLRRHARRLSPSGAGGHADGSPPSSPPPAPPRPLTPQSRKRRLYSAVPGRTFIATRSHVPQGPGEIQLHRGERVKVLSIGEGGFWEGNVKGRAGWFPADCVEEVQMRQYDPRLETREDRTKRLFRHYTVGSYDNYTSYSDYAIEEKMAVLQKRESEGFGFVLRGAKAETPIEEFAPTPAFPALQYLESVDQGGVAWRAGLRTGDFLIEVNGADVVKVGHRQVVGLIRQGGSRLLMKVVSVSRKAESELIRKKAPPPPKRAPSTSLTLRSKSMTADLEEIARRRRFEKLDDMLAGNTQEVVLRSRPPDDFRAATVKQRPTSRRITQAEINSLFERQGLVPPSGPEKSTMALPRGMSRTKSFGTPEDERISALVHESRFPRSSSLSDGFIPPPPQTAPPPPPSPLFLLDSGPPPSFLPPPPPARGEGLTRSSFKPGTEARLQEPADAPSRIHAERQRKARSMIILQDTPSPPQPEMSVSHSSTLSLHTASASAAAAAAALGHSPLSRRRGRAIENPYANVGQQAPPAKPQRRKSPLLKQLPVEEQGLKEYDGKLEVGGPSRAELYQQQVLSERARVHGRRSSLFLSVEGAISDNQAPPLLTQSHSMDDLGELPPPAPVLSPSPTPHTFLHPLTGKPLDPSSPLALALAARERALTARTPSPEPRAKHSSASATPVPTPAASPEGRPRRTPAATPQSSPEPRPEPRPEPRSEPRSEPRSKRATPQSSPEPRGKRATPQSSPELRRKRVTPPPFPDGRPERPEAEGGPTSPAAPPAKESQGHSAGADRRRSLTVGSSEEEGGAYTVTLPPALLSSSDEETREELRRIGLVTPPPAFAAPPSPLAAGEDEPRDGSLPPSITLASAPGPPSSPPGGHASSALKPRLRSPVGRGRSALRDPLLKQSSDSELLPSSPACPAAARQPRYLFQRRSKLWGGAGLEEEDRPAAPGGQGGQGGQGSASSSSSALELSGRAESGLDLANRLHLLNKDSHSLGEEPSPLDPGRRSPVGGARCVDSGERKS